One window from the genome of Nicotiana tomentosiformis chromosome 5, ASM39032v3, whole genome shotgun sequence encodes:
- the LOC104114251 gene encoding uncharacterized protein, with product MDTAGSPDPNPPQPTTTTVVDDPLNNPYTSLNILCHDLSDLQDLATRGAWKSILDKVGHARSLNLLTKPHEHLTYLTFNALALTKLRRPVDANQELETLLENGQEDFNSPQFHYQNYPSHYPNMKGNFVPFALRWLHAYLPQALGQRVKSLDRLYTLLDYIRSKKVETLTNPSKESWKRREILVLNTIISHHLSQKDFKLCLELLNMLIELCGNDDPNVLSKLGYVKMQYGDVEGAKKAFNSVEGMVGSESEAGLRNLVGRNKALMYVVEKDYVSAVREYEECIERDGMDMVAMNNKALCLMYSRDLSDAIKVLENALERVPTVALNETLVVNLCSMYELAYVNHSDIKRTLNNWIARVAPDDFDSTCTRT from the coding sequence ATGGACACCGCCGGTTCACCCGACCCAAATCCACCACAACCCACCACCACCACCGTCGTCGACGATCCACTAAACAATCCATACACCTCCCTAAACATCCTCTGCCACGACCTCTCCGATCTCCAAGACCTAGCAACTCGCGGCGCGTGGAAATCAATCCTCGACAAAGTCGGCCACGCGCGTTCCCTTAATCTCCTCACTAAACCCCACGAACACCTCACCTACCTCACCTTCAACGCCTTAGCTCTCACCAAGCTCCGCCGCCCCGTCGATGCTAATCAAGAGCTCGAAACCCTCCTCGAAAATGGCCAAGAAGATTTCAACTCCCCACAATTCCATTACCAAAATTACCCTTCTCATTACCCCAACATGAAGGGCAATTTCGTCCCTTTCGCTCTCCGTTGGCTCCATGCTTATCTCCCCCAGGCGCTTGGCCAGCGCGTGAAGTCACTCGACCGGCTTTACACCCTACTTGATTACATTAGATCGAAAAAGGTTGAAACTTTAACCAACCCCAGTAAGGAATCTTGGAAAAGGAGGGAAATTTTGGTGTTGAACACGATAATTAGTCACCATTTGAGTCAAAAAGATTTTAAATTGTGCTTGGAGTTGTTGAATATGTTGATTGAGTTATGTGGGAATGATGATCCGAACGTGTTGTCGAAATTAGGGTATGTAAAAATGCAGTATGGTGATGTGGAGGGCGCGAAAAAGGCGTTTAATTCGGTGGAGGGGATGGTAGGGAGTGAAAGTGAAGCGGGGTTGAGGAATTTGGTGGGTAGGAATAAGGCATTAATGTATGTAGTGGAGAAAGATTATGTTTCTGCAGTTAGGGAGTATGAAGAGTGTATTGAAAGGGATGGAATGGATATGGTGGCAATGAATAATAAGGCTTTGTGTTTGATGTATTCGAGGGATTTATCCGATGCTATTAAGGTTTTGGAGAATGCTTTAGAGAGGGTTCCGACTGTGGCGTTGAACGAGACTCTTGTGGTGAATTTATGTAGTATGTATGAATTGGCTTATGTTAATCATTCGGATATTAAGAGGACGCTTAATAATTGGATTGCTAGAGTTGCTCCTGATGACTTTGACTCGACATGTACTCGAACATGA